A window of Borrelia sp. A-FGy1 contains these coding sequences:
- the tsaB gene encoding tRNA (adenosine(37)-N6)-threonylcarbamoyltransferase complex dimerization subunit type 1 TsaB, whose protein sequence is MMNTLAVDYSYKSLLIYFNINDEALPLVVSKNNISNNLSVPKIFKEFVLENNINLNHLDLIINSYGPGSFTGLRISLSFIKGLSLGLSIPFVNILTFDVFANLVHKNSDIVTLSFTAGRYFFGYYRYSKLCNDIFCFSEKELFEYLKKLDSNLVIIGNGIEFIYDKLKNKYTIISNIDSFGHVLTELGKCKYLKNKQGDDIFSGPFYARMSDAELNSYLIK, encoded by the coding sequence GTGATGAATACTCTTGCAGTTGATTATTCTTATAAGTCTCTATTAATTTATTTTAATATAAATGATGAAGCTTTACCTCTAGTTGTAAGTAAAAATAATATTAGTAATAATCTTAGTGTTCCAAAAATATTTAAAGAATTTGTGTTAGAGAATAATATTAATCTAAATCATCTTGATTTAATTATTAATTCATATGGTCCTGGTTCTTTTACGGGTTTAAGAATTAGTTTAAGCTTTATTAAGGGTCTATCATTAGGACTTTCTATTCCTTTTGTAAATATACTTACTTTTGATGTTTTTGCTAACTTAGTCCATAAAAATTCAGATATAGTTACTTTAAGTTTTACTGCGGGTAGATATTTTTTTGGATATTATAGATATTCTAAATTATGTAATGATATTTTTTGCTTTTCTGAGAAGGAATTATTTGAATATTTAAAAAAACTTGACTCTAATTTGGTGATTATTGGAAATGGGATTGAATTTATTTATGATAAACTTAAAAATAAGTATACTATCATTAGTAATATTGATTCTTTTGGTCATGTATTGACTGAGCTTGGAAAATGTAAATATTTAAAAAACAAACAAGGAGATGATATTTTTTCTGGTCCTTTTTATGCAAGAATGAGCGATGCAGAGCTTAATTCTTACTTAATAAAATAA
- the tsaE gene encoding tRNA (adenosine(37)-N6)-threonylcarbamoyltransferase complex ATPase subunit type 1 TsaE, translating into MILSFESEEKMIDFSKSFFNPIPIGKVFALCGDIGSGKTTFLKGLALNLDFSSFASPTYNIINVYEFVNFKFYHIDLYRLNILDEFELIGGMEILLDISSIIAIEWPDIILDILPKHRLIFLKFKIVDTTRILEISDEYSCS; encoded by the coding sequence TTGATTTTATCTTTTGAATCGGAGGAAAAAATGATAGACTTTTCTAAGTCTTTTTTTAATCCTATACCCATTGGCAAGGTATTTGCTCTTTGTGGTGATATAGGATCAGGGAAGACAACCTTTTTGAAAGGTTTAGCTTTAAATCTTGATTTTTCTTCTTTTGCAAGCCCAACTTATAATATTATTAATGTTTATGAGTTTGTTAATTTTAAATTTTATCATATTGATTTGTACCGTTTAAATATTTTAGATGAGTTTGAGCTTATTGGTGGGATGGAGATTCTCTTAGATATTTCTTCTATTATAGCTATAGAGTGGCCAGATATTATTCTTGATATTTTACCTAAACACAGATTGATATTTTTAAAATTTAAAATAGTAGATACTACTAGGATTTTAGAAATTAGTGATGAATACTCTTGCAGTTGA
- the rplT gene encoding 50S ribosomal protein L20 has product MARVKNGTVHVARRKRILKKTKGFWGTKKSNYKKAKDTLRKGMMYATRDRKNRKREFRSLWIARISAALTGMGINYSRFVEALKKADIRINRKILSNLAIEDIETFKKIVYEIKT; this is encoded by the coding sequence ATGGCTAGAGTTAAAAATGGGACAGTTCATGTTGCAAGGCGAAAGAGAATTTTAAAAAAAACTAAGGGATTTTGGGGTACTAAGAAAAGTAATTATAAGAAAGCAAAGGATACCCTTCGTAAAGGTATGATGTATGCTACAAGAGATAGGAAGAATAGAAAGAGAGAGTTTAGAAGTTTATGGATTGCAAGAATTTCTGCTGCTTTAACAGGTATGGGAATTAATTATTCAAGGTTTGTTGAAGCCTTAAAAAAAGCTGATATTAGAATTAATAGAAAAATTTTGTCTAATTTAGCTATTGAAGATATAGAAACTTTTAAAAAAATAGTATATGAAATAAAAACTTAA
- the rpmI gene encoding 50S ribosomal protein L35, with protein MSKMKTCKSASKRYSFTSKMKVKYKKQNLRHILTNKSSKRKRHLGKSGVISSCEFKRIRTLLPYV; from the coding sequence ATGTCAAAGATGAAGACGTGTAAAAGTGCAAGTAAGAGATATTCTTTTACTTCAAAGATGAAAGTGAAGTATAAAAAGCAAAATTTAAGACATATCTTGACAAATAAATCTTCTAAAAGAAAGAGACATTTGGGAAAATCGGGTGTTATTTCAAGTTGTGAGTTTAAGAGGATTAGAACTTTATTGCCTTATGTTTAG
- the infC gene encoding translation initiation factor IF-3, with amino-acid sequence MINRSSNRDRIKPGEKELKINHKIKASEVRVVFEDGTQSVLPIEEAIMQAREADLDLVEVSPNVSPPVCKIIDYGKYKFHQEKRQKEQKKNQRIIKLKEVRMQPKIDTHDLDFKSRNILGFLREGNKVKVTIRFRGRELAHTHLGYGILDSVLERVGDVNYNLESPAKMEGKTMFLVVAPKSRK; translated from the coding sequence ATGATAAATAGGAGTTCCAATAGGGATAGAATTAAGCCGGGGGAGAAAGAATTAAAAATTAATCATAAAATAAAGGCTAGTGAAGTTAGGGTTGTTTTTGAAGATGGAACTCAATCTGTTTTGCCAATTGAAGAAGCCATTATGCAAGCTAGGGAGGCTGATCTTGATTTAGTTGAAGTTTCCCCGAATGTTTCACCTCCAGTGTGTAAGATAATTGATTATGGTAAATATAAATTTCATCAGGAGAAGAGGCAAAAGGAGCAGAAGAAAAATCAGAGAATAATTAAACTTAAAGAAGTTCGAATGCAGCCAAAAATAGATACTCATGATCTTGATTTTAAGTCTAGAAATATTTTGGGCTTTCTTAGAGAGGGAAATAAGGTAAAGGTTACTATAAGATTCAGAGGACGCGAACTTGCTCATACTCATTTGGGATATGGAATTTTAGATAGTGTTCTTGAAAGAGTTGGAGATGTTAATTATAATTTAGAATCACCGGCTAAGATGGAAGGCAAGACTATGTTTTTAGTTGTTGCACCTAAATCTAGGAAGTGA
- a CDS encoding flagellar filament outer layer protein FlaA, translating into MIKILIILITFINIYAFAQNETDKKNDNQKQKEYTLSKMEDPFDFNLRFFTERINPLLARFKNNNNDTQDNKFVLALKYITSRSDSEINLDPDKQMTIPGIVRSLSLWIDGRETNTEVFAILKDSSGTFHSIPFKAENGISKLNFLGWKKLRAYIPKNFAQKKYKFKKETRDSELIRIKIIPEHRINYEPQYIYLSELKAMIDEQSISNTYDDNW; encoded by the coding sequence ATGATAAAGATTTTAATAATATTGATTACTTTTATTAATATTTATGCATTTGCACAAAATGAAACTGATAAAAAGAACGATAACCAAAAACAAAAAGAATATACTCTTTCCAAAATGGAAGACCCATTTGATTTTAATTTAAGATTTTTTACTGAAAGGATTAATCCTTTACTTGCTAGATTTAAAAACAACAATAATGATACTCAAGATAACAAATTTGTATTAGCACTTAAATATATAACTTCTAGAAGCGATAGTGAAATAAATCTAGACCCAGATAAACAGATGACAATACCAGGCATTGTTAGGAGTCTCTCTTTATGGATAGATGGAAGAGAAACCAACACAGAAGTCTTTGCAATATTAAAAGATTCATCTGGGACTTTTCACTCAATCCCCTTTAAAGCAGAAAACGGTATCTCTAAACTTAACTTCCTTGGATGGAAAAAACTAAGAGCATATATTCCAAAAAATTTTGCACAAAAAAAATATAAATTTAAAAAAGAAACAAGAGACTCTGAATTAATAAGAATAAAAATAATACCTGAGCATAGAATAAATTACGAGCCTCAATATATATATTTATCAGAGCTCAAGGCAATGATTGATGAACAAAGTATATCAAATACTTATGATGATAATTGGTAA